A stretch of Mauremys reevesii isolate NIE-2019 linkage group 25, ASM1616193v1, whole genome shotgun sequence DNA encodes these proteins:
- the S1PR2 gene encoding sphingosine 1-phosphate receptor 2: MPWPAPRDAELRAAMGSIYKDYFNPQKIREHYNYTKELTEKRQSPGRDAVSIAIVILCCLIVLENLLVLVSVYRNKKFHSAMFIFIGNLAFSDLLAGLAFMANVLLSGQRTFSLTPVQWFVREGTAFATLAASVLSLLAIAIERHVAITKVKVYSSDKNCRMVLLIGACWVISVAIGGLPIMGWNCMGRLEDCSTVLPLYSKRYILFVVTVFTAILLSIVLLYGHIYCIVRSSHAEIASVQTLALLKTVTIVLGAFIICWLPAFIILLLDTSCAIKACPVLYKADYFFGFAALNSAINPVIYTLRSKDMRKEFLRVLCCWGVAGRGKPAERCMVPLRSSSSLERCTQKQDLPTSPILRECTTSV, translated from the coding sequence ATGCCATGGCCTGCGCCCCGTGACGCCGAGCTCCGGGCAGCCATGGGGAGCATCTACAAGGATTACTTCAACCCGCAGAAGATCCGGGAGCACTACAACTACACCAAGGAGCTGACGGAGAAGCGGCAGAGCCCGGGGCGTGACGCCGTCTCCATCGCCATCGTCATCCTGTGCTGTCTCATCGTGCTGGAGAACCTGCTGGTGCTGGTCTCCGTCTACCGCAACAAGAAGTTCCACTCGGCCATGTTCATCTTCATCGGCAACTTGGCCTTCTccgacctgctggccggcctggcCTTCATGGCCAACGTCCTGCTCTCGGGCCAGCGCACCTTCAGCCTGACGCCGGTGCAGTGGTTCGTGCGGGAGGGCACGGCCTTTGCCACGCTGGCGGCCTCGGTCCTCAGCCTGCTGGCCATCGCCATCGAGCGGCACGTggccatcaccaaggtgaaggtGTACAGCAGCGACAAGAACTGCCGCATGGTGCTGCTGATCggggcctgctgggtgatctcgGTGGCCATCGGGGGGCTGCCCATCATGGGCTGGAACTGCATGGGCCGCCTGGAGGACTGCTCCACCGTCCTGCCCCTCTACTCCAAGCGCTACATCCTCTTCGTCGTCACCGTCTTCACCGCCATCCTGCTCTCCATCGTGCTGCTGTACGGCCACATCTACTGCATCGTCCGCTCCAGCCACGCCGAGATCGCCAGCGTGCAGACCCTGGCCCTGCTCAAGACGGTCACCATCGTCCTGGGGGCCTTCATCATCTGCTGGCTGCCGGCCTTCATCATCCTCCTGCTGGACACCTCGTGCGCCATCAAGGCCTGCCCCGTCCTCTACAAGGCGGACTATTTCTTCGGCTTCGCCGCCCTCAACTCGGCCATCAACCCCGTGATCTACACGCTGCGCAGCAAGGACATGCGGAAGGAGTTCCTgcgggtgctgtgctgctggggcgTGGCGGGGCGCGGCAAGCCGGCCGAGCGCTGCATGGTGCCCCTCCGCAGCTCCAGCTCCCTGGAGCGCTGCACCCAGAAGCAAGACCTGCCCACCTCGCCCATCCTGCGGGAATGCACCACCTCGGTGTGA